From the Nodularia sp. NIES-3585 genome, one window contains:
- a CDS encoding histidine kinase, which produces MLKHDYMQVSQDQPIYSEAPLQLLLFVDGRPKSRQQVQRIRAYLKELQAEYNFELQIIDVGQQPYLAEHFKLVATPALIKIHPEPRQIIAGSNIIAQLKNWWPRWLAAVDAYLKLQEDLQERIDDNSRISSSKSTIHSVAVSAELIKLSDEVFRLKQEKDKLQEQLQFKDRVIAMLAHDLRNPLTAAAIAIETLQSNYNIEMGAFVRLKPAMAAHLLKQARSQTKTIDRMIADLLQVGQGSDTELPIIPQKMEIGKLCLDVLSELSDRYIAKSQQIDTDIPQDLPKVYADPERVRQVLINLLDNAIKYTPEGGVITVAGLHRTTQKVQFSIGDTGPGIPIENRDRIFENHYRLQRDQAIDGYGIGLCLCQRIIQSHYGQIWVDSAPNGGAWFHFTLPVYPS; this is translated from the coding sequence GTGCTGAAACACGATTACATGCAAGTTTCCCAGGATCAGCCTATTTATTCTGAGGCTCCACTCCAGCTGTTGCTCTTTGTCGATGGAAGACCAAAGTCTCGACAACAAGTCCAGCGTATCCGTGCTTACTTAAAAGAATTGCAGGCTGAGTATAACTTTGAACTTCAAATTATCGATGTCGGGCAACAACCCTATTTAGCAGAACATTTTAAATTAGTCGCCACGCCGGCTTTAATCAAAATCCACCCGGAACCGCGACAGATTATAGCTGGGAGTAATATCATCGCCCAATTGAAAAATTGGTGGCCTCGCTGGCTAGCGGCTGTGGATGCTTATTTAAAATTGCAAGAAGATTTACAAGAACGGATTGATGACAATAGTCGCATTTCATCATCCAAATCAACAATTCATTCTGTGGCTGTTTCTGCGGAACTGATCAAACTTTCAGATGAGGTTTTTCGCTTAAAACAGGAAAAAGACAAACTTCAGGAGCAATTACAATTTAAAGATAGGGTAATTGCTATGCTAGCGCACGATCTCCGCAATCCCCTTACAGCCGCCGCGATCGCCATCGAAACTCTACAATCTAATTACAATATAGAAATGGGTGCATTTGTGCGGCTCAAACCAGCTATGGCAGCACATTTATTAAAACAAGCCCGCAGTCAAACTAAGACCATTGACAGGATGATCGCTGATCTTTTGCAGGTAGGTCAGGGCAGCGATACAGAGCTACCAATAATACCACAAAAAATGGAAATTGGCAAGCTGTGCTTGGATGTGTTGTCAGAATTGAGCGATCGCTACATTGCCAAATCCCAACAAATAGACACTGATATTCCTCAAGATTTACCCAAGGTCTATGCCGATCCAGAGCGTGTGCGGCAAGTACTCATAAATTTGTTGGATAATGCTATCAAATACACACCAGAAGGTGGTGTAATTACTGTCGCTGGATTACACCGGACTACCCAAAAAGTGCAATTTAGCATTGGTGACACTGGACCGGGAATTCCCATAGAAAACCGCGATCGCATCTTTGAAAACCACTATCGGCTACAACGAGATCAAGCCATAGATGGTTACGGCATAGGCCTTTGTTTATGCCAACGCATCATTCAATCACATTACGGGCAAATTTGGGTAGATTCTGCCCCTAATGGCGGTGCATGGTTCCACTTTACATTGCCAGTCTATCCATCTTAG